A portion of the Juglans microcarpa x Juglans regia isolate MS1-56 chromosome 1D, Jm3101_v1.0, whole genome shotgun sequence genome contains these proteins:
- the LOC121239702 gene encoding chaperone protein dnaJ 20, chloroplastic-like translates to MRCYGLTPIQGSESRFFHLPTTRPINIPNSNSWFSFSHSSFFPSKLVSATCMPAVSLRTIARAAVNDGLMTEEAAAASGLSFYELLGIPESGSLVDIKQAYKQLARKYHPDVSPPGQAEEYTKRFIRVQEAYEILSDPGRRALYDRDLAKGLHLVFSARRKYESNEGMEERGEWKNRWQAQLSGLKRRSMNKDAGGNLSWGARMRGRRDELANQL, encoded by the exons ATGCGTTGCTACGGCTTGACACCGATTCAAGGAAGCGAGTCTCGCTTCTTCCACCTCCCCAccacacgacccattaacataccCAATTCGAATTCCTGGTTTTCCTTTTCCCACTCTAGTTTCTTCCCCTCCAAACTCGTATCCGCCACCTGTATGCCTGCTGTGTCGCTCAGAACCATAGCCAGGGCCGCCGTCAATGATGGGCTGATGACCGAGGAGGCCGCCGCCGCCTCCGGTTTGAGCTTCTACGAGCTCTTGGGCATACCCGAGTCCGGATCCTTGGTCGACATCAAGCAGGCGTACAAGCAGCTAGCCCGGAAGTACCACCCGGACGTCTCCCCGCCCGGCCAGGCCGAGGAGTACACCAAGCGGTTTATCCGGGTCCAAGAGGCTTATGAGATCTTGTCGGATCCCGGAAGGCGAGCTCTCTATGACAGAGACTTGGCCAAAGGTCTCCACCTCGTGTTCTCGGCTCGAAGAAAATACGAGAGCAACGAG GGAATGGAAGAGAGAGGCGAGTGGAAGAACCGTTGGCAAGCTCAGCTATCGGGGCTAAAGAGGAGAAGCATGAACAAGGATGCTGGTGGAAATTTGTCCTGGGGAGCTCGAATGCGCGGGCGAAGGGATGAGTTAGCGAATCAATTATAA